One Lachnospiraceae bacterium C1.1 genomic region harbors:
- a CDS encoding NlpC/P60 family protein gives MNRRKLYMLTGCFIAGLTVFSNCASTIASPLSAEFSSVESVALISEEKGEVIIEDDSDNSDDSVETLESDDNSESVSENSEAENTDEEDFDEDDPEEDEDEESVSKNSTSDEDNSDKEFSISFASKNSADGDSYLPVAGSGRHVDTEDSDGNMDLTNVEKELKEKREEESVYNSDEFVIANVNEYARLWEEPSTDSEETGKIYANSVGELIETDGEWYKIKSGNAEGYIKSRYVLSGNEAREKADEIYGKTAKVTTTTLYVREEASKDAEVLGMVPIDDELTVINEDDEDETEGWIKVSIEEGDGYVSTDYVELFVDFSFGETVEEEKERLEQEEEARNEAREAAENASSRRNNDNDEDSKTNENSNSSQSSNKEENIPAVSSGSGAGSAVASYALNFVGNPYVYGGSSLTNGADCSGFVMSVYAKFGVSLPHSSSADKSVGYAVSGGLSNAQPGDIVCYSGHVAIYIGNGQIVHASTKKTGIKVSNADYRTPLAVRRIF, from the coding sequence ATGAACCGAAGAAAACTTTATATGCTCACAGGCTGTTTTATAGCCGGACTGACGGTTTTCAGCAACTGTGCATCGACTATAGCTTCTCCTCTTTCTGCAGAATTCAGTTCAGTAGAATCTGTTGCTCTGATATCTGAAGAAAAGGGAGAAGTAATTATTGAGGATGATTCTGATAATTCAGACGATTCAGTTGAAACATTAGAATCAGATGATAATTCAGAATCCGTTTCAGAAAATTCAGAGGCCGAAAATACTGATGAAGAGGATTTTGATGAGGATGATCCTGAAGAGGATGAAGATGAAGAATCCGTATCCAAAAATTCTACATCTGATGAAGATAATTCGGATAAAGAATTTTCAATTTCTTTTGCTTCTAAAAACTCAGCAGACGGTGACTCATATCTTCCCGTAGCAGGTTCAGGAAGACATGTTGACACTGAAGACTCTGATGGAAACATGGATCTCACAAATGTAGAAAAAGAGCTTAAAGAAAAAAGGGAAGAAGAATCCGTCTATAACAGTGATGAATTTGTTATTGCAAATGTAAACGAATACGCCCGTTTATGGGAAGAACCATCCACAGACAGCGAAGAGACCGGTAAGATTTATGCAAATTCTGTTGGTGAACTTATTGAAACCGATGGAGAATGGTACAAGATAAAATCAGGAAATGCAGAGGGTTATATCAAGTCCAGGTATGTCCTCAGTGGAAATGAAGCCAGAGAAAAAGCCGATGAAATTTACGGAAAAACAGCAAAGGTAACCACCACTACCCTTTATGTAAGAGAAGAAGCTTCGAAAGATGCAGAAGTCCTTGGAATGGTCCCTATTGACGACGAACTTACTGTTATAAATGAAGATGACGAAGATGAAACAGAAGGCTGGATAAAGGTTTCCATAGAAGAAGGTGATGGATACGTAAGCACCGACTACGTTGAACTTTTCGTTGACTTTTCTTTCGGTGAAACAGTTGAAGAAGAAAAAGAACGTCTCGAGCAGGAAGAAGAAGCCCGTAACGAAGCCCGTGAAGCAGCAGAAAATGCTTCTTCAAGACGCAATAACGATAATGATGAGGATTCTAAAACAAACGAAAACTCAAACAGCAGCCAGTCATCTAATAAAGAGGAAAATATCCCTGCCGTTTCATCCGGAAGCGGAGCTGGAAGCGCTGTTGCAAGCTATGCCCTCAATTTCGTCGGTAATCCTTATGTTTACGGAGGAAGTTCACTTACAAACGGAGCCGACTGCTCAGGTTTTGTAATGAGTGTTTACGCTAAATTCGGTGTTTCACTCCCTCACAGTTCCTCTGCTGATAAGAGCGTAGGATACGCAGTCTCCGGAGGTCTCTCTAACGCACAGCCCGGCGATATCGTATGCTACTCCGGACACGTTGCAATTTATATAGGAAACGGACAGATCGTTCATGCCTCAACCAAGAAAACAGGCATAAAGGTTTCGAACGCTGATTACCGTACACCTCTTGCAGTCAGAAGAATCTTCTGA
- the nrdG gene encoding anaerobic ribonucleoside-triphosphate reductase activating protein, translated as MKCRIAGYIKHSLVNGPGIRLVLFFQGCPHHCKGCQNPDTWDPEGGELTDTEELIDLIRSVKHIQGITFSGGDPLMQSDALTELASFSKNIGLDVWCYTGWTIEEIRSGKAGINQEALKYIDVLVDGPFIEKLKDEDLELRGSSNQRIIRLDQTFL; from the coding sequence ATGAAATGCAGAATTGCAGGATATATCAAACACTCCTTAGTAAATGGACCGGGCATTCGCCTGGTCCTTTTCTTTCAGGGATGCCCTCACCATTGTAAGGGATGCCAGAATCCCGACACTTGGGATCCTGAAGGCGGCGAATTAACAGATACCGAAGAATTGATCGATCTCATCCGTTCAGTAAAACATATTCAAGGGATTACCTTCTCGGGGGGAGACCCTCTTATGCAGAGTGATGCCCTTACCGAACTGGCATCGTTTTCTAAAAATATAGGACTTGACGTCTGGTGCTATACAGGCTGGACTATCGAGGAAATCCGTTCAGGAAAAGCCGGCATAAATCAGGAGGCTTTGAAATATATAGACGTTCTTGTGGATGGCCCATTTATCGAAAAATTAAAAGATGAAGATCTCGAATTAAGAGGCTCTTCCAACCAGCGAATAATAAGGCTTGACCAGACATTCCTTTGA
- a CDS encoding ribonucleoside triphosphate reductase: MTSIKTIVKRNKQKVKFDSSKIRYAIEKALMATGEKHSILVLGEMERMAVETLERENVDAEGNVTVEEAQDAAEKALMAKGFYDSAIAFDRYRVVHTNVRNILNKVDWSKKVMEGYVGEPVPTDNDITDFSQSATVDKDKQSWRVKQNASVSYSIGGNVLNNSALITEEYWLDQVYDPEIADAHRTKKIHIHDLGWFGAYCGGWNLKTLIERGISGVPGKITSAPAKHLMTICNQMVNFLGIMQNEWAGAQAFSSFDTYLAPFIKVDNLSYREVKQAIQSFIYGINTPSRWGSQAPFSNITLDWTCPEDLAVQKAIVGGKEQDFTYGDCVEEMAMINKAFLETMIEGDADGRGFAYPIPTYSITREFDWNDSENNRLLFEMAAKYGTPYFSNYINSDMKPSDVRSMCCRLRLDLRELRKQNGGNFGAGENTGSIGVVTVNLPQIAYLSDSEDEFFNLLSRTMDIAARSLDIKRKVITAYYDAGLYPYTRAYLPNGFKDHFSTIGLVGMNETTLNARWIGRDLTDPKSLAWANKVLDFMREKLSDYQEKYGNLFNLEATPAESTAYRFARYDSENFADIITAGKPGETPYYTNSTHLPVNAVEDVFDALDMEDELQTKYTSGTVFHCFLGERISDWQSAAALVKEIAENYKLPYFTLSPTYSVCEEHGYINGEVSTCPKCGKKTEIYSRITGYYRPVSNWNAGKAQEFEDRKTYSGFKKISDYKLLSSDKKNSGKKDTTKSSSENIIDTILSDDFEVRILATHTCPKCRAVEAQMDDKGINYKTIYAENSDGQKLAEANNIMSVPVLFIGDKMISDYSKILSCIGAMK; encoded by the coding sequence ATGACAAGCATTAAAACTATCGTAAAACGTAACAAGCAAAAAGTTAAATTTGACAGTTCAAAAATCAGATATGCTATTGAAAAAGCTCTGATGGCGACAGGTGAAAAGCATTCCATACTTGTGTTGGGTGAAATGGAACGTATGGCTGTAGAAACCCTCGAGCGCGAAAACGTTGACGCAGAGGGAAATGTAACTGTTGAAGAAGCTCAGGATGCCGCTGAAAAGGCTCTGATGGCTAAAGGCTTTTATGATAGCGCTATTGCTTTTGACCGCTATCGTGTTGTACACACCAATGTCAGAAATATCTTAAACAAGGTCGACTGGTCCAAAAAAGTCATGGAAGGCTATGTTGGAGAACCTGTTCCGACCGATAATGATATCACTGATTTTTCACAGAGTGCCACAGTCGATAAGGATAAACAGTCCTGGAGAGTTAAGCAGAATGCTTCCGTAAGCTATTCCATAGGAGGAAACGTTCTTAATAACTCTGCGCTGATCACTGAAGAATATTGGCTGGATCAGGTTTATGATCCTGAGATTGCTGATGCCCACAGAACAAAAAAAATCCACATTCACGACCTCGGCTGGTTCGGTGCATACTGCGGCGGATGGAATTTAAAAACGCTTATCGAGCGCGGTATTTCAGGTGTTCCCGGAAAGATCACATCAGCTCCGGCAAAACACCTTATGACTATCTGCAACCAGATGGTGAATTTCCTTGGCATCATGCAGAACGAATGGGCAGGCGCACAGGCATTCAGTTCATTTGATACCTATCTCGCACCTTTTATTAAAGTAGATAATCTTTCATATCGAGAAGTTAAACAGGCCATACAGTCATTTATATATGGTATAAATACTCCCAGCAGATGGGGCAGTCAGGCACCTTTCTCGAATATAACCCTTGACTGGACCTGTCCCGAGGATCTTGCCGTTCAGAAAGCTATTGTAGGCGGCAAAGAGCAGGATTTCACCTATGGTGACTGCGTCGAAGAAATGGCAATGATAAACAAGGCATTTCTTGAAACAATGATCGAAGGCGATGCTGACGGACGCGGATTTGCATATCCCATCCCAACCTATAGCATTACACGTGAGTTTGACTGGAATGACAGTGAAAATAACCGACTCCTTTTTGAGATGGCTGCCAAATACGGCACACCTTATTTTTCAAATTATATAAACAGCGACATGAAGCCTTCTGACGTGCGTTCAATGTGCTGCCGTTTAAGGCTTGATTTAAGAGAACTCAGAAAGCAAAACGGAGGAAACTTCGGTGCCGGCGAAAATACCGGAAGTATCGGTGTTGTAACCGTAAACCTTCCTCAGATAGCATACCTTTCGGACAGTGAAGATGAATTCTTTAATCTTCTTTCACGTACAATGGATATTGCTGCAAGATCACTCGATATCAAGAGAAAAGTTATCACTGCATATTATGATGCGGGGCTTTACCCTTATACAAGGGCTTATCTTCCAAACGGATTTAAGGATCACTTCAGTACTATCGGTCTTGTCGGCATGAATGAGACCACCTTGAATGCGCGCTGGATCGGTCGTGATCTCACAGACCCCAAGTCACTTGCATGGGCTAATAAAGTACTTGATTTCATGAGAGAGAAACTCAGTGATTATCAGGAAAAATACGGCAATCTCTTTAACCTCGAGGCAACGCCTGCAGAAAGTACTGCATATCGTTTTGCCCGCTATGACAGTGAGAATTTTGCAGATATCATCACTGCAGGAAAGCCCGGAGAAACACCGTATTATACAAACAGTACACACCTTCCGGTAAATGCCGTTGAAGATGTTTTTGATGCACTTGATATGGAAGACGAACTACAGACCAAATATACTTCCGGAACAGTTTTCCACTGCTTCCTCGGAGAGCGTATTTCTGACTGGCAGAGTGCAGCCGCTCTTGTAAAGGAAATTGCAGAAAATTACAAGCTTCCTTACTTTACTTTGAGCCCGACCTATTCTGTATGTGAGGAACACGGATATATCAACGGTGAAGTGAGTACTTGCCCTAAATGTGGAAAGAAAACAGAGATTTATTCGAGAATAACGGGTTATTACAGACCGGTAAGCAATTGGAATGCAGGAAAGGCTCAGGAGTTTGAGGACAGAAAGACTTACAGTGGCTTTAAGAAGATCAGTGATTACAAGCTTTTATCTTCCGACAAGAAGAATTCCGGCAAAAAAGATACAACGAAATCTTCATCTGAAAATATCATAGATACGATCCTTTCAGATGATTTTGAAGTGCGTATCCTCGCTACACATACCTGTCCTAAATGCAGAGCCGTTGAAGCACAGATGGACGACAAAGGCATAAATTACAAAACCATCTATGCCGAAAATTCCGACGGACAGAAGCTTGCAGAAGCCAATAATATAATGTCTGTTCCGGTTCTTTTTATCGGAGACAAGATGATAAGCGACTACTCAAAAATTCTTTCTTGTATTGGAGCTATGAAATAA
- a CDS encoding PTS sugar transporter subunit IIC, which yields MEKFKEFLKKKDIEISLKRYGIDALGAMAQGLFCSLLIGTIINTLGSQLHIGVLTETVATIGGTDYTVGGLASAMSGPAMAVAIGSALKCPPLVLFSLISVGFAANALGGAGGPLAVLFIAILSAEIGKLVSKETKVDILVTPLVTILSGVAFSALLAPALGKAAMKVGEVIMWATELQPFIMGIFVSVVVGMALTLPISSAAICAALNLTGLAGGAAVAGCCAQMIGFAVMSFKENKWGGLVSQGIGTSMLQMGNIVKNPRIWIAPTLASAITGPLATCVFKLQMNGAAVSSGMGTCGLVGQIGVYTGWVNDVSAGTKAAITPFDWVGLLLISFVLPAILTPLINECCRRLNWVKDGDLKLA from the coding sequence ATGGAAAAGTTCAAGGAATTCTTAAAGAAGAAAGATATCGAGATCAGCCTTAAGCGCTACGGTATCGACGCACTAGGAGCAATGGCACAGGGTTTATTCTGTTCACTGCTTATCGGAACTATTATCAACACGCTCGGCAGCCAGCTTCATATTGGGGTTTTGACCGAGACGGTGGCAACAATCGGCGGAACAGATTATACAGTTGGCGGACTTGCAAGCGCAATGAGTGGTCCGGCCATGGCGGTAGCTATCGGTTCAGCACTTAAGTGCCCTCCGCTTGTACTTTTTTCACTTATATCAGTTGGTTTTGCTGCCAATGCACTCGGTGGAGCAGGCGGCCCTCTGGCCGTTCTTTTCATCGCTATTTTATCTGCTGAGATAGGTAAGCTTGTTTCAAAGGAAACTAAGGTAGATATCCTCGTAACACCTCTTGTAACTATTCTTTCTGGTGTTGCTTTCTCAGCACTTCTTGCACCTGCACTTGGCAAAGCTGCTATGAAGGTTGGCGAGGTTATCATGTGGGCTACAGAGCTTCAGCCGTTCATCATGGGAATCTTTGTTTCCGTTGTGGTTGGCATGGCTCTTACACTTCCTATTTCTTCAGCTGCAATCTGTGCAGCACTTAACCTTACAGGACTTGCCGGCGGAGCTGCAGTAGCAGGCTGCTGTGCACAGATGATCGGTTTTGCGGTTATGTCCTTTAAGGAAAATAAATGGGGAGGCCTTGTTTCACAGGGAATTGGAACCTCAATGCTCCAGATGGGAAATATTGTTAAAAATCCCCGCATCTGGATCGCACCAACACTGGCATCAGCAATTACAGGACCTCTTGCAACCTGTGTTTTCAAGCTTCAGATGAATGGTGCCGCAGTTTCATCAGGAATGGGTACCTGCGGACTTGTAGGCCAGATCGGTGTATATACAGGATGGGTAAATGATGTGTCAGCAGGCACAAAAGCAGCCATTACACCTTTTGACTGGGTCGGACTTCTTTTGATCTCATTCGTTCTTCCTGCAATTCTCACTCCACTTATCAACGAGTGCTGCAGACGACTTAACTGGGTCAAGGATGGAGACCTTAAACTTGCATAA
- a CDS encoding subtype B tannase, which yields MDFNELILSEDDLEIKKYSVNGRTIFVRAFLDKDYCLKAKDEIEKINIFIPEAYFKGLEINGYNRENAPLFIPNTVGGYMAGPAEEPGIGRFNEANSLFRALEHGYIAVSAGVRGRNSGKESNEFFEGGSEKKSSVNSGILCGRAPAFIVDMKAAIRFLRLNASVIGGNMEHIITNGTSAGGALSALTGASGNSEDYKEYLEEIGAAEERDDIFAASCYCPIHNLEHADMAYEWLFHKEDIYHMYKKRKTENGIERIPFSEKMDAETMKLSEELAAEFPGYLNSLELKDRCGEVLTLDEKGEGSFKEYLKGWVIRSAQKELDTYISDSRKNERKVEDSEVENQDYLHFSNGVVKDLDWDAYIAKISRMKPVFAFDHPDLTSPENEEFGDENTEGRHFTEFAFKHSKANGEMANRQIIKMMNPLSYINDKNASTASHWRIRHGAFDRDTAIAIPVILATALQNAGADVDFFLPWGRPHSGDYDLEELFAWIDGICS from the coding sequence ATGGATTTTAATGAATTGATTTTATCAGAGGATGATTTAGAAATAAAGAAATACAGCGTGAATGGGCGGACGATATTTGTCCGCGCATTTCTTGATAAGGACTATTGCTTAAAAGCAAAAGACGAAATAGAAAAGATCAATATATTTATTCCGGAAGCCTATTTTAAGGGGCTTGAGATAAATGGATATAATAGGGAAAATGCGCCGTTATTTATTCCCAATACCGTGGGCGGATACATGGCCGGACCTGCAGAGGAGCCGGGAATAGGACGATTCAATGAGGCAAATTCTCTCTTCAGGGCTTTAGAACACGGATATATAGCTGTATCTGCGGGTGTAAGAGGAAGAAACAGTGGTAAAGAGAGCAATGAATTTTTTGAAGGCGGCAGCGAAAAAAAGAGCAGTGTAAATTCCGGAATTCTTTGCGGAAGGGCTCCGGCATTTATTGTTGATATGAAAGCTGCAATTCGTTTTTTAAGGCTTAATGCGTCTGTTATAGGCGGAAATATGGAGCATATCATTACCAACGGCACATCCGCCGGTGGTGCGCTCTCAGCACTTACGGGAGCTAGTGGAAACAGTGAGGATTATAAAGAATATCTTGAGGAAATAGGCGCAGCAGAGGAGAGAGATGATATTTTCGCTGCAAGCTGCTATTGCCCGATCCACAATCTCGAACATGCTGATATGGCTTATGAATGGTTATTTCATAAAGAAGATATTTATCACATGTATAAAAAGAGAAAGACAGAAAATGGAATAGAGAGGATCCCATTCAGTGAAAAAATGGATGCTGAGACAATGAAGCTTTCAGAAGAACTTGCAGCAGAGTTTCCGGGATATCTGAATTCTCTTGAATTAAAAGATAGGTGTGGCGAAGTCCTGACTCTTGACGAAAAAGGAGAGGGCAGCTTTAAGGAATATCTAAAGGGCTGGGTCATCCGTTCCGCGCAGAAAGAATTGGATACGTATATTTCAGATTCTCGTAAAAATGAAAGAAAAGTGGAAGATTCGGAAGTTGAGAATCAGGACTATCTTCATTTTTCAAACGGTGTGGTAAAAGATTTGGACTGGGATGCATATATAGCTAAGATAAGCAGGATGAAGCCTGTTTTTGCGTTTGATCATCCGGATCTGACATCTCCCGAAAATGAAGAATTCGGTGATGAAAATACAGAGGGAAGACACTTTACGGAATTTGCCTTTAAGCACAGTAAGGCAAATGGTGAAATGGCCAATAGACAGATAATAAAAATGATGAACCCTTTGAGTTATATTAATGACAAGAACGCGTCAACCGCGTCGCATTGGAGGATAAGGCATGGTGCTTTTGACAGGGATACGGCGATCGCAATCCCTGTGATTTTGGCAACTGCTCTTCAAAATGCAGGAGCGGATGTGGACTTTTTCCTGCCATGGGGCAGACCTCACAGCGGAGACTACGATCTTGAAGAATTGTTTGCATGGATAGATGGGATCTGTTCGTGA
- a CDS encoding PTS transporter subunit EIIC, producing MMAEGAVLEEQGGIVMSGKYAALADIIVKNVGGVENISGLTHCVTRLRFNLKDESRANKEVLNSTDGVISVIQSGGQYQVVVGNKVAAIFDTIMENYNISGVTEDIKEAEESKTKNGPIAALMSTMSGVLVPTLSVLTAVGIIKGVISFALTMKWVSEGSGLYMLLYALGDGFFYFLPIFLGITAARKFKSSEFIGGAIGAAMVYPALVNIAGNMEIAGTVFAGTAFEMSFYNKIFGIPIIMPGAGYTSSVVPIIIAVYAASKIEKWCKSHISENVSGIFTPLITTVLSVILTYIVIGPVSNAICGVISIVVKFLFNIPVVGGIIAGGLLGGGFGVLVMFGLHWVIIGLALSLIAMNGSDIIMACGGIGPMIGMFQGLAICWVSRKNIKVRDLAIPATISQICGVGEPLMYSILVPIRKLFVINILGGCLGGAILGLLGTKIYMFGGSGLFGIFNYVNPAGGIEDVVKHCIGVGIAGVVTFIATLMAYNDEEANKALGKASK from the coding sequence ATGATGGCAGAAGGTGCTGTATTAGAAGAGCAGGGAGGAATTGTAATGTCAGGTAAATATGCTGCCCTTGCGGATATAATAGTAAAAAATGTAGGTGGAGTGGAGAATATTTCCGGCCTCACTCACTGTGTTACGAGACTCAGATTTAACTTAAAGGATGAGTCAAGGGCAAATAAGGAAGTGCTCAATTCAACTGATGGTGTAATATCCGTGATACAGTCAGGCGGACAGTATCAGGTGGTTGTCGGAAATAAGGTAGCTGCTATATTTGATACTATCATGGAAAATTACAACATATCCGGAGTAACAGAGGATATAAAAGAAGCAGAAGAAAGCAAGACAAAGAACGGTCCTATAGCTGCGCTTATGAGCACAATGTCCGGAGTTCTGGTTCCGACCTTAAGCGTGCTCACTGCAGTGGGTATCATAAAGGGTGTTATTTCTTTTGCACTTACTATGAAATGGGTATCAGAGGGCAGCGGCCTTTATATGCTCCTTTATGCCTTGGGTGACGGATTTTTTTATTTCCTTCCGATCTTCCTCGGAATAACTGCAGCAAGAAAATTTAAGTCCAGCGAATTTATAGGGGGAGCGATAGGTGCTGCCATGGTTTATCCGGCTCTTGTTAATATCGCCGGAAATATGGAAATCGCAGGTACTGTCTTTGCCGGAACTGCTTTTGAGATGAGTTTTTACAATAAGATATTCGGAATCCCGATCATAATGCCGGGAGCAGGTTATACATCCAGTGTTGTTCCGATAATTATTGCTGTTTATGCTGCATCTAAAATTGAAAAATGGTGCAAGTCACATATTTCAGAAAATGTCAGTGGTATTTTTACACCGCTTATAACAACAGTTCTTTCGGTAATTCTTACATATATTGTTATCGGACCTGTTTCAAATGCGATCTGCGGTGTCATTTCGATCGTAGTTAAATTCCTTTTCAATATTCCCGTAGTTGGAGGAATCATAGCAGGAGGTCTGCTCGGCGGAGGATTCGGAGTGCTTGTAATGTTCGGTCTTCACTGGGTTATTATCGGACTTGCATTATCGCTGATTGCAATGAATGGTTCGGATATAATCATGGCATGCGGTGGAATCGGTCCTATGATCGGTATGTTCCAGGGACTTGCAATCTGCTGGGTGAGCAGAAAGAACATAAAGGTCAGAGATCTTGCGATACCTGCAACTATTTCGCAGATCTGCGGAGTTGGAGAGCCTCTTATGTATTCGATACTTGTCCCGATACGTAAACTCTTTGTTATAAATATTTTAGGCGGATGCTTAGGCGGCGCGATCCTCGGCCTGCTAGGAACAAAGATATATATGTTCGGCGGCAGCGGCCTTTTCGGAATATTTAACTATGTAAATCCTGCAGGCGGAATAGAAGATGTTGTAAAGCACTGCATCGGAGTCGGTATTGCGGGCGTAGTTACTTTTATAGCTACACTTATGGCATATAACGATGAAGAAGCAAATAAAGCATTGGGAAAGGCAAGTAAATAA
- a CDS encoding MurR/RpiR family transcriptional regulator, whose amino-acid sequence MDFINKLQTNKDNFTKNDWKLYEAILSSPDDVAYKSTSDFAAACGVSQPAVTRFIHSIGYERYQDFRSDLVSYLAVAAKEDPSAPPQQEYFSLLNTTIHEVEKVLTEEYMTDLARYVLSFKHIYACGHVKSHSSAELFSILTRKLGIYCPAVDLHDVRDIAEIMNEDELVIFYSVSGHKELFEQITNGHGSLMIVTAAYMPKKIRKKDRLVSIPYPTKSPEKSSISPVMFSIFTELLVSYMTQVK is encoded by the coding sequence ATGGATTTTATAAATAAATTGCAGACAAACAAAGATAATTTCACAAAAAATGACTGGAAATTATACGAAGCCATACTCTCATCTCCTGACGATGTTGCCTATAAATCCACCAGTGATTTTGCAGCAGCCTGCGGAGTTTCCCAACCCGCAGTAACGCGTTTTATACATTCCATAGGTTATGAACGTTATCAGGATTTCAGATCGGATCTTGTAAGTTACCTGGCAGTTGCCGCCAAAGAGGATCCTTCTGCACCACCGCAGCAGGAATATTTTTCTCTCTTAAATACAACAATACACGAAGTAGAAAAAGTCTTAACCGAGGAATACATGACAGATCTCGCGAGATATGTTCTTTCATTTAAACATATATATGCCTGTGGTCATGTTAAAAGTCATAGCAGTGCAGAGCTCTTCTCAATCCTTACACGAAAGCTTGGTATATATTGCCCTGCGGTAGATCTTCACGATGTAAGGGATATTGCAGAAATAATGAATGAAGATGAGCTGGTGATCTTTTATTCCGTCAGCGGACATAAAGAGCTTTTCGAGCAGATAACAAACGGACACGGATCTCTTATGATCGTTACCGCTGCTTACATGCCTAAAAAGATCAGAAAAAAAGACCGCCTTGTTTCAATACCATATCCGACTAAGAGTCCTGAAAAAAGTTCTATATCTCCTGTTATGTTTTCTATATTCACGGAACTTCTTGTCTCTTACATGACACAGGTAAAATAA